One window of Dyadobacter sandarakinus genomic DNA carries:
- a CDS encoding DUF4199 domain-containing protein, translating to MEEKVSTARIALKYGLLASVVIMIYTVIINVTGFSQNQLLTSLSTVFVIVAIVLGMKDFREQNKGYMSYGEGLGVGTLLTAVVGLLSSAFTLFYMQFIDPTLITQGLDKMRSDLEKRGLDDAQIDQTMEVSQRFMSPGIVFVSGVLLYVFMGLIISLIVAAIMRREKPVFE from the coding sequence ATGGAAGAAAAAGTATCAACAGCCCGCATTGCGCTCAAATACGGCCTGCTTGCTTCCGTAGTGATTATGATTTACACGGTCATCATCAATGTTACCGGTTTTTCCCAAAACCAGCTTCTGACTTCCCTTTCTACGGTTTTTGTGATTGTGGCCATTGTGTTAGGCATGAAAGACTTCCGCGAGCAGAATAAAGGCTACATGTCCTATGGCGAAGGATTGGGCGTAGGGACGCTGCTGACGGCTGTTGTAGGGCTGCTGAGCTCAGCTTTTACATTGTTTTACATGCAGTTTATTGATCCGACGCTCATCACGCAAGGGCTGGACAAAATGCGGAGCGACCTTGAAAAAAGAGGTCTGGATGATGCTCAGATCGACCAGACGATGGAAGTATCACAAAGGTTTATGTCGCCCGGGATTGTATTTGTATCGGGTGTGTTGCTGTATGTTTTCATGGGCTTGATTATATCTTTGATCGTGGCTGCTATCATGCGCCGCGAAAAGCCCGTATTCGAATGA
- a CDS encoding DUF4199 domain-containing protein, with protein sequence MNPIVAYFSKPILKVSLIFAAVAGIAAFLFFLALYLLGIPPLGSGHIFDAGIYIILVASACWYYRRKYGNGFLHLWEGLTMGYFITMVAAMINGWLIYLFVSYVDYSVFTEYIQAGLAVLAEGRTTNTKYLTDKEYLDLYNSIKNNKPSILISNEITQRLLVMIIPILVISLIFRKQDYGVFQNKS encoded by the coding sequence ATGAATCCGATTGTAGCATATTTTAGTAAGCCTATCCTGAAAGTTTCCCTGATTTTTGCAGCGGTTGCCGGCATAGCTGCATTCCTGTTTTTTCTTGCGCTTTATCTTCTCGGCATACCGCCGCTGGGCAGCGGGCATATCTTTGATGCCGGTATTTACATTATCCTTGTCGCAAGTGCCTGCTGGTATTACCGCCGGAAATATGGAAACGGATTCCTGCATTTGTGGGAAGGGCTGACCATGGGGTATTTCATTACAATGGTCGCTGCAATGATTAATGGGTGGCTGATTTACCTTTTTGTATCCTATGTGGATTACAGCGTATTTACCGAGTACATACAGGCAGGACTGGCCGTACTTGCAGAGGGCAGGACTACGAATACCAAGTACCTGACTGACAAAGAGTACCTGGATCTTTACAATTCAATTAAGAACAACAAACCCTCGATACTGATATCAAATGAGATCACCCAGCGCCTGCTCGTGATGATCATACCCATCCTGGTGATCTCCCTTATTTTCAGAAAACAGGACTACGGCGTATTTCAGAATAAATCTTAG
- a CDS encoding dihydroorotase has translation MKLLIRSVRITDAASPYDGQIKDLLIEDGLIRQIGENLEAGEAQVLQASGLHASAGWVDMRVASRDPGFEHKEDLNSVRKAAARGGFTEIVLLPNSEPVVHSKDTLNYIRQAGRGGLVNLHVAAAVTRKAQGVDFTEMIDLHEAGAIAFTDGEHSVQNADLLLKTIQYLQPLDALLMNRPEDHQLTLYGQMHEGVASTLTGMKGLPSLAEEMMLTRDLKLLEYALEKSPYNSGNPVLHVSLISTKEAVALIREAKQKGLPVSCDIAAHQLAFRDNDLLGFDTNLKVNPPFRAEEDFAALLGGLADGTIDAIVSDHSPHDEESKNLEFDQADFGITGLETAFAVANMYAGLGAGALVEKFTAGPRRILRLKPNVIEVGAPAHLTFFDPDAMWTFDKTLSKSKNTPFLGKVMKGKVVGVANNGKFEWYI, from the coding sequence ATGAAATTACTAATACGTTCCGTACGCATTACCGATGCTGCTTCTCCGTATGACGGTCAGATCAAAGACCTGTTGATTGAAGACGGTCTGATCCGGCAGATCGGTGAAAATCTGGAAGCCGGTGAAGCTCAGGTACTGCAGGCGTCAGGCTTGCATGCATCGGCCGGATGGGTGGATATGCGTGTCGCATCGCGTGACCCTGGATTTGAGCACAAGGAAGATCTTAACTCGGTAAGAAAGGCCGCGGCCCGGGGCGGGTTTACTGAAATCGTACTTCTGCCGAACAGCGAGCCCGTAGTACACAGCAAAGACACGCTCAACTATATCCGCCAGGCGGGTAGAGGAGGCCTGGTGAACCTGCATGTGGCAGCCGCAGTGACGCGCAAGGCACAGGGCGTTGATTTTACGGAAATGATTGACCTGCATGAAGCAGGAGCCATCGCGTTTACCGATGGTGAACATTCTGTGCAGAATGCCGACTTGTTACTGAAAACGATACAGTACCTGCAGCCGCTGGATGCTTTGCTGATGAACCGTCCGGAGGACCACCAGCTAACATTGTACGGGCAAATGCACGAAGGTGTTGCGAGCACCCTCACCGGGATGAAAGGCTTGCCCTCGCTGGCCGAGGAAATGATGCTCACGCGCGACCTGAAACTGCTGGAATATGCATTGGAAAAAAGTCCGTACAATTCCGGTAATCCGGTTTTGCACGTTTCACTGATTTCCACCAAAGAGGCCGTCGCGCTGATCAGGGAGGCTAAGCAAAAAGGCCTGCCCGTATCGTGCGACATAGCGGCACATCAGCTTGCATTCCGGGACAATGATCTGCTGGGTTTTGATACCAATCTGAAAGTGAACCCGCCATTCAGGGCCGAGGAAGACTTTGCCGCGCTGCTGGGCGGGCTGGCAGATGGTACGATCGATGCAATTGTTTCTGACCACAGCCCGCACGATGAGGAAAGCAAAAACCTTGAATTTGATCAGGCAGACTTCGGTATTACCGGGTTGGAGACCGCATTTGCAGTGGCCAATATGTATGCAGGATTAGGTGCAGGTGCGCTGGTTGAAAAGTTTACAGCCGGACCCAGGCGTATTTTAAGGTTGAAACCAAATGTTATAGAAGTAGGAGCTCCGGCCCATCTTACATTCTTTGATCCCGATGCAATGTGGACTTTCGATAAAACACTTTCAAAATCTAAGAATACGCCCTTTTTAGGGAAGGTTATGAAGGGAAAAGTTGTGGGGGTAGCGAATAATGGCAAGTTTGAGTGGTATATATGA
- the gcvH gene encoding glycine cleavage system protein GcvH, translating to MNFPSELKYTEDHEWIRIEGDTAIIGITDHAQNELGDIVYVDINTVGEALQKGDVFGSVEAVKTVSDLFLPIAGTVLEINEQLDGEPELVNSDPYGNGWMVRISLASPGEEDGLMSAEDYQKFIGA from the coding sequence ATGAATTTTCCGTCAGAACTTAAGTACACAGAAGATCACGAATGGATTCGTATAGAAGGAGATACAGCGATCATCGGTATTACGGACCATGCACAGAACGAGTTGGGTGACATCGTGTACGTGGACATCAATACAGTAGGCGAAGCATTGCAGAAGGGTGATGTGTTTGGTTCTGTTGAAGCGGTGAAAACAGTGTCTGACCTTTTCCTGCCGATTGCAGGTACAGTACTGGAAATAAATGAGCAGCTCGATGGTGAGCCTGAGCTTGTCAACTCCGATCCCTACGGCAACGGCTGGATGGTGAGGATCAGTCTTGCAAGTCCGGGTGAAGAAGACGGGCTGATGTCAGCAGAAGATTACCAAAAATTTATAGGTGCCTGA
- the sov gene encoding T9SS outer membrane translocon Sov/SprA has translation MSSTIYSFLFKTLTVSAGAVLLANVSGEGDTTSSAQPIEWAAEADTVGDTTRRSIDRSGSQLIMRWKDYYNNKVVAPRPRSPFYLRDPSNISTNITLDSTGKVAITEKIQTPSGTLNYRAPERMDLNTYDKIQEDRAFRSLLREYASRQDGTSAMGARGLLPKLDVPPAISKLLGDDFIDFKPTGFVSLDLGLMHQFLDNPAIPIRQRRNTQFIFNEQISINFDARLGDMLGFQTNFDTKANFNFENAIKLNYKNPEESFIKKIEAGNINWAINSQLIPGVQNLFGLKTDFQFGRLNATFVASQQKSSKERIVLRGGAQSRDFELKADTYDENRNFFLSQYFRNKYEASLQNTPTITSGVTVTRLEVYVTNRTTTTESLRNVVGFADLGEPAPYKAANPSVQPIRSTSPADNAANGLYKSLTDNAAFRNVDNTNAAIISLGFEKTLDYELLRGAKRLVADRDYTFNPQLGYISLTNALRNDEVLGVSYEYTLNGRSFKVGELTEDYQARQDDEVIALKLLKSSTIRNNTKLPMWDLMMKNIYSLGTSSIEKQGFQLRIIYKDDITGIDNPNLQESSIANIPLVRLMGLDRLNPVNDLQPDGNFDFVDGITVDSRSGRIIFPVLEPFGSTLSRKFGAGEDQFRSKYVFNELYRTTMIDAQQVTERNKFYLKGTYQSSGGAEVQLPFGVLETSVTVTSGGVPLAAGSDYIVEAQLGRVRLLNSSVLNSGREIVIEYERPDMFQNQIRSLLGTRLDYVVNRDMSIGLTAIKYRERTAGFLSRVSIGNEPVNNTMLGFDINFRKDVPFLTKLLDKLPLLQTKEMSSIQFKGEFAKLLPGVSKDVNNRSLVDDFEAARTIYDLSRQPQKWRLASVPPSFRTNASATNLDYGYKRAKISAYTVDNIFGGAQGLGGGYEPPANINENDRKNFYERLYLPNEIFPNRPIAGLVTYPQNILDIAYYPSEKGMYNYNTDIDQNGRLKNPRQNFGAISRAITSDNDFDNANIESIEFWMLDPFIAGENGKVRDGTEDRNNTTGGKLVFNLGDISEDVIPDERYNFENGLPIVDRQIGVNVDSTAWGYVTKSQYLINAFSNESGARERQDIGLDGLNSADERTFFQQYINRLPANLTPEARQLILNDPSGDDFQFFLGPDLDAADAKVLQRYKNYMGMENNSPESQGRATDVTPASTNVPDGEDMNVDNTINDNESYYEYEVNLRPGQLAVGNGYIVDKTEADGQNWYLFRVPIKEFSGVVGNMSGFKSIRFMRMYLTDFQQPVVLRFAQLQMVGQQYRKYTYNLDSPGLQEVPEPYDAKFTVGTVSIEENSQNNGGANKYLYQIPPGWVRDQDNTQRPPLLLNEQSMSLCVTDLRDGDSRAVYKNVNLDLLFRKRLRMYVHMQNELSEDNMVGAFMRIGTDLTQNYYEIDLASLKATLPSASTSEDIWPEQNEINIALADLISAKSERNRQLDRNLSIPYTIRTSDGRYNLSVVGNPDLSAVKVIMIGMRNPKTNDERTKTFCIWVDEMHVEGFDDTGGMAAIAQLNAKLADFATLTASGRMETFGFGSVQQRIGERSRNFTTEYGISTNVALDKLLPQSWGFSIPLFLSYDRRNVKPHFNPLDPDTPLSTSLDNLRSDEERDGYRRMVEENQVKRGINFSNVRKTKTRPGARNHFYDFENFSFTYAFSDDKRRNILTQEYNQRMYKAGISYVYSSQPKPLEPFKNWKATSRWADIIKDVNLTLLPNMVSVRTDVDRRFLKTQLRNADLTTDGIQPLYEKYFWFNRYYDFGWNLTRNMTLTYSASANSIIDEPEGDINTGAKKDSLWNNFKKLGRIKNFDQKIDLTYRLPLDKIPLTDWVSADYKHSVGYQYQANALGLKDTLGLPFGDIIRNSRERGVTGKVDFVLLYNKLRYLKFANTPNTVRKNFARSPGDIEDIDMRSTDLLKTLARTLMTVRGINVSYSILETTALPGYLKAPKYFGLDNSNAPGLPFVLGRQDRDFQVRAAQRGWITKSEQQNQPFQQTIAKNFSANTTLEPFKDFRMVIEARLTRQDAYQEFYRPNSTGGFASQNPLRNGQFSMSFLSFRTAFAKMRRDNSSPVFDKFREYRAILRERMNRENLSGGEYNENSQDVLISSFFAAYRGKDPNTVRTNPFLKFPMPNWDVKYSGLSQLPAFKRLFSSFTLSHKYMSNYSVGNFTSSLDYEALYVNLAVTGYPLSSRLNDLGQYVPVFAMSTITLSERFQPLVGMEFRTQSRVTARLEYNRDRTVALNLSNAQVAELFNQDITVNIGFTKNNVPLPFKINGVKKKLKNDMTMQLGLKFVDTRAIQRKFDGENIPISGNINFQLHPIVNYTVNNRLSVQFYFDRTFNDPLVSNSFYRSSTSGGVQLKFNLAE, from the coding sequence TTGTCGTCAACGATTTACTCATTTTTATTCAAGACACTCACAGTTTCGGCGGGAGCAGTATTACTGGCTAACGTTTCCGGTGAAGGGGATACTACTTCCTCCGCCCAACCCATAGAGTGGGCAGCCGAAGCAGATACTGTGGGTGACACCACCAGAAGGAGCATAGACCGCTCCGGAAGCCAGCTTATTATGCGCTGGAAGGACTATTACAACAATAAGGTAGTAGCCCCCCGCCCAAGGTCGCCTTTCTACCTGCGCGATCCTTCCAATATCTCAACTAACATTACGCTGGACAGTACCGGTAAAGTTGCAATTACCGAGAAAATACAGACTCCCTCGGGTACGCTTAATTACCGTGCCCCGGAGCGTATGGACCTGAATACCTATGACAAAATTCAGGAGGACCGTGCGTTCAGAAGCTTGTTGCGGGAGTATGCCAGCAGGCAGGATGGTACCAGTGCAATGGGTGCGCGGGGCTTGCTTCCCAAGCTTGACGTACCGCCCGCAATTTCCAAGTTGCTGGGCGATGATTTCATTGATTTTAAACCCACGGGCTTTGTGTCCCTGGATCTGGGGCTAATGCACCAGTTCCTGGATAACCCTGCGATACCGATTCGTCAGCGCAGGAACACGCAGTTTATTTTCAACGAGCAGATCAGCATCAATTTTGACGCCAGGCTGGGCGATATGCTGGGTTTTCAAACCAACTTTGATACCAAGGCCAACTTCAACTTTGAAAATGCAATCAAGCTGAATTATAAGAATCCCGAAGAGAGCTTCATTAAGAAAATTGAGGCGGGTAACATCAACTGGGCCATCAACAGCCAGCTGATTCCCGGTGTACAAAACCTTTTCGGTCTGAAAACGGACTTTCAGTTCGGCCGTCTGAATGCAACATTTGTTGCCTCCCAGCAAAAGTCAAGCAAAGAGCGGATTGTACTGAGGGGCGGCGCGCAAAGCCGTGACTTCGAGCTTAAAGCAGATACTTACGACGAAAACCGGAACTTCTTCCTTTCGCAGTATTTCCGGAACAAATACGAAGCATCCCTGCAGAATACCCCTACCATTACTTCCGGTGTTACCGTAACCCGCCTGGAAGTGTATGTAACAAACCGCACAACAACGACGGAATCACTGCGCAATGTGGTAGGCTTTGCGGATCTGGGGGAGCCCGCACCTTACAAGGCTGCGAATCCGAGCGTGCAGCCGATCCGCTCGACATCGCCGGCTGACAATGCAGCCAATGGTTTATACAAAAGCCTGACGGACAATGCCGCTTTCAGGAATGTGGACAATACCAATGCGGCAATTATCAGTCTGGGTTTCGAGAAAACACTGGATTATGAATTATTGCGCGGAGCCAAACGCCTTGTAGCCGACCGCGACTATACTTTCAATCCGCAGTTAGGCTATATTTCTTTGACCAATGCATTGCGGAACGACGAAGTACTGGGGGTTTCTTATGAATATACACTTAATGGCCGGTCCTTTAAAGTAGGGGAGTTGACCGAGGATTACCAGGCACGTCAGGACGATGAAGTAATTGCATTGAAATTGCTGAAATCATCGACGATCCGCAATAATACCAAACTGCCGATGTGGGATCTGATGATGAAAAACATCTACTCGCTCGGTACGAGCTCCATAGAAAAACAGGGTTTCCAGCTGCGCATCATTTATAAAGATGATATTACCGGTATTGACAACCCTAACCTTCAGGAAAGTAGTATTGCCAACATTCCATTGGTCCGTCTGATGGGATTAGACCGGCTAAATCCGGTAAATGACCTGCAACCGGATGGAAATTTTGACTTCGTGGATGGCATTACGGTAGACAGCAGATCCGGCCGCATCATATTCCCGGTGCTCGAACCCTTCGGCTCCACACTCTCCCGCAAGTTTGGTGCCGGTGAAGACCAGTTCCGTAGTAAGTATGTCTTCAATGAGCTGTACCGGACTACCATGATCGATGCGCAGCAGGTGACCGAGCGCAATAAGTTTTATCTCAAAGGTACTTATCAGTCCAGCGGCGGCGCGGAGGTGCAGCTGCCTTTTGGCGTACTCGAAACTTCGGTAACGGTAACTTCCGGCGGCGTGCCGCTGGCCGCAGGTTCGGACTATATCGTGGAAGCCCAATTAGGTCGTGTAAGGTTGCTCAACAGCAGTGTACTTAATTCGGGCAGGGAGATCGTGATTGAATACGAACGTCCTGATATGTTCCAGAACCAGATCCGCTCACTGCTGGGTACACGTCTGGACTATGTGGTTAACCGGGATATGAGCATAGGCTTGACAGCCATTAAGTACCGGGAACGTACCGCAGGATTCCTGAGCCGGGTATCCATAGGCAATGAGCCGGTGAACAATACCATGCTTGGTTTCGATATCAATTTCCGGAAAGATGTGCCTTTCCTGACCAAGCTGCTTGACAAGCTGCCCCTGCTGCAAACTAAAGAAATGTCGAGCATCCAGTTCAAGGGTGAATTTGCCAAATTATTGCCGGGCGTTTCCAAAGATGTGAATAACCGCTCGCTGGTGGACGATTTTGAAGCGGCGCGTACCATCTATGACCTGTCGCGTCAGCCACAAAAGTGGCGGCTTGCGTCTGTTCCGCCATCTTTCCGTACCAATGCAAGCGCGACAAACCTCGACTACGGTTACAAGCGCGCCAAAATATCTGCTTATACCGTAGACAATATTTTCGGTGGAGCGCAGGGACTGGGAGGCGGATATGAGCCACCTGCCAATATTAATGAAAACGACCGCAAGAATTTTTACGAGAGACTTTACCTCCCTAACGAAATCTTCCCGAACCGGCCGATTGCAGGTTTGGTAACATACCCCCAGAACATCCTGGACATTGCTTACTATCCGAGCGAAAAGGGGATGTATAACTATAATACCGACATTGATCAGAATGGCCGGCTTAAAAACCCACGTCAGAACTTTGGGGCAATCAGCCGGGCTATTACTTCGGATAATGATTTTGACAATGCCAACATTGAAAGCATTGAGTTCTGGATGCTGGATCCTTTCATTGCAGGAGAAAACGGCAAGGTTCGCGATGGTACCGAAGACCGGAACAATACAACCGGTGGTAAGCTGGTATTTAACCTCGGGGATATTTCGGAAGATGTTATTCCGGATGAGCGCTACAATTTTGAAAATGGCTTGCCGATTGTGGACAGGCAGATCGGTGTAAATGTGGATTCCACAGCCTGGGGATATGTTACCAAGTCGCAGTACCTGATCAATGCATTCAGTAATGAGTCGGGTGCCCGCGAGAGGCAGGATATTGGTCTGGATGGATTGAACAGTGCCGACGAGCGGACATTTTTCCAGCAATATATCAACCGCCTGCCCGCAAACCTTACCCCCGAAGCAAGGCAGCTGATCCTGAATGACCCTTCCGGTGATGATTTTCAGTTTTTTCTGGGACCTGACCTGGATGCTGCCGATGCAAAGGTTTTGCAGCGATATAAAAACTATATGGGCATGGAGAACAACTCTCCGGAAAGTCAGGGAAGAGCTACCGACGTAACACCCGCCTCTACCAATGTGCCCGACGGAGAGGATATGAACGTTGATAATACGATCAATGATAATGAGTCATACTACGAGTACGAAGTAAACCTGCGTCCCGGCCAGCTCGCCGTGGGCAATGGATATATTGTGGATAAGACCGAAGCCGACGGTCAGAACTGGTACTTGTTCAGGGTTCCTATCAAGGAATTTTCGGGTGTAGTTGGTAATATGAGCGGCTTTAAGTCGATCCGGTTTATGCGTATGTACCTTACCGATTTCCAGCAGCCGGTTGTACTGCGTTTTGCACAGCTTCAAATGGTGGGTCAGCAATATCGTAAATACACCTATAACCTGGACTCACCCGGATTGCAGGAGGTACCTGAGCCGTATGATGCCAAGTTTACTGTTGGAACCGTAAGCATTGAAGAAAACAGCCAGAATAACGGCGGTGCCAACAAGTACCTCTACCAGATTCCCCCGGGATGGGTGCGCGACCAGGATAATACCCAGCGCCCTCCTTTGCTGCTCAATGAACAATCCATGAGCCTTTGCGTGACCGACCTTCGTGATGGTGATTCGCGTGCAGTCTATAAAAACGTAAACCTTGACCTGCTTTTCCGCAAGCGCCTCAGAATGTACGTCCACATGCAGAATGAGCTCAGCGAAGACAACATGGTGGGCGCATTCATGCGTATCGGTACTGACCTTACACAAAACTATTACGAGATCGACCTTGCATCCCTCAAAGCAACGCTCCCTTCGGCTTCCACTTCCGAGGATATCTGGCCGGAGCAGAATGAGATTAATATTGCACTGGCAGACCTGATTTCGGCCAAATCGGAGCGGAACAGGCAGCTGGACCGTAACCTGAGCATTCCGTATACAATCCGCACTTCTGATGGACGGTACAACCTGTCGGTAGTCGGTAACCCCGACCTGAGTGCAGTTAAGGTGATCATGATCGGAATGCGCAATCCGAAAACCAATGACGAGCGCACCAAGACGTTCTGTATCTGGGTGGATGAAATGCACGTTGAAGGCTTTGATGATACGGGTGGTATGGCGGCTATTGCTCAGCTGAATGCCAAGCTGGCTGATTTTGCAACGCTGACGGCGTCGGGAAGGATGGAGACTTTTGGATTTGGAAGTGTTCAGCAAAGAATCGGCGAGCGGTCAAGGAATTTTACGACAGAATATGGCATCTCTACCAATGTAGCCCTGGATAAGTTGCTGCCGCAAAGCTGGGGTTTCAGTATCCCGCTGTTTCTGAGCTACGACCGCCGGAATGTGAAGCCGCACTTCAATCCGCTCGATCCGGATACGCCATTAAGCACGTCACTGGATAACCTGCGGAGCGATGAGGAAAGGGATGGTTACAGGCGGATGGTCGAAGAGAACCAGGTGAAGCGGGGAATCAATTTTTCCAATGTGCGAAAGACCAAGACCAGGCCGGGCGCGCGGAACCATTTCTATGATTTTGAGAACTTCTCGTTTACGTATGCCTTCAGCGATGACAAACGCCGGAACATCCTGACGCAGGAATATAACCAGCGCATGTATAAGGCGGGAATATCTTACGTATACAGCAGCCAGCCCAAGCCTCTGGAACCTTTTAAAAACTGGAAAGCAACAAGCCGGTGGGCAGACATTATCAAAGATGTAAACCTGACTTTGCTGCCCAATATGGTCTCCGTGAGGACCGACGTCGACCGCAGGTTCCTGAAAACGCAGCTGCGCAATGCGGACCTGACCACCGACGGCATTCAGCCTTTGTATGAAAAGTATTTCTGGTTTAACCGGTACTATGATTTCGGCTGGAACCTGACCCGCAACATGACACTGACCTACTCGGCGTCAGCCAACTCGATCATTGATGAGCCGGAAGGTGACATTAATACGGGAGCCAAGAAGGATTCTCTATGGAACAACTTCAAAAAGCTGGGCCGTATCAAGAATTTTGATCAGAAAATTGACCTTACTTACCGCCTTCCGCTGGATAAAATTCCGCTTACAGACTGGGTGAGTGCGGACTATAAGCATTCAGTTGGATACCAGTACCAGGCCAATGCATTGGGATTGAAAGATACGCTGGGATTGCCTTTCGGGGATATCATCCGAAACAGCCGCGAGCGTGGTGTTACGGGAAAAGTGGATTTTGTACTGCTTTATAATAAGCTCCGGTATCTGAAGTTTGCCAATACGCCCAATACCGTGCGCAAAAACTTCGCAAGGAGCCCGGGTGATATCGAGGACATTGATATGCGTTCAACAGACCTGCTGAAAACACTGGCGAGAACACTGATGACGGTACGGGGTATTAACGTAAGCTACTCCATTCTGGAAACGACGGCGCTGCCAGGTTACCTGAAAGCACCCAAGTACTTCGGATTGGATAACTCCAATGCACCCGGACTTCCTTTCGTACTCGGAAGGCAGGATCGTGACTTCCAGGTCAGGGCGGCGCAGCGTGGCTGGATTACCAAGAGTGAGCAGCAAAACCAGCCTTTCCAGCAAACAATTGCCAAAAACTTCTCTGCCAATACAACTCTCGAACCTTTCAAGGATTTCAGGATGGTTATAGAGGCCAGGCTGACGCGCCAGGATGCATACCAGGAGTTTTACCGACCCAATTCCACCGGCGGTTTTGCATCTCAGAACCCTTTGCGGAACGGACAGTTCAGTATGTCTTTCCTTTCATTCAGAACTGCATTTGCCAAAATGCGGAGAGACAATTCCTCTCCTGTTTTTGACAAGTTCCGGGAGTACAGGGCCATTCTACGTGAACGGATGAACCGCGAAAACCTGAGTGGCGGCGAGTACAACGAGAACTCACAGGATGTACTGATATCGTCCTTCTTTGCCGCCTACCGCGGTAAGGATCCCAATACGGTACGTACGAATCCGTTCCTGAAATTCCCGATGCCCAACTGGGATGTGAAATACAGCGGACTTTCGCAGCTTCCGGCTTTCAAGCGGCTTTTCAGCTCGTTTACCTTGTCGCACAAATACATGTCCAACTACAGTGTAGGAAACTTTACTTCATCGCTGGACTATGAGGCATTGTACGTGAACCTGGCTGTGACGGGTTATCCGCTATCTTCCCGCCTGAATGACCTGGGTCAGTATGTGCCGGTATTTGCCATGAGCACCATCACGCTTTCCGAAAGGTTTCAGCCGCTGGTAGGAATGGAGTTCAGGACGCAGAGCCGTGTTACGGCCCGGCTTGAATATAACCGTGACCGGACCGTGGCGCTGAACTTGTCGAATGCACAGGTAGCGGAATTGTTCAATCAGGACATTACGGTAAATATTGGTTTTACAAAAAACAATGTACCCCTGCCTTTCAAGATCAATGGGGTTAAGAAGAAGCTTAAAAATGACATGACAATGCAGCTCGGACTGAAGTTTGTCGATACCCGGGCGATACAGCGGAAATTTGACGGTGAGAATATCCCGATTTCGGGGAACATCAACTTCCAGCTGCATCCGATCGTGAACTATACCGTGAATAACCGTTTGAGCGTACAGTTCTATTTTGACCGTACTTTCAACGATCCGCTGGTGTCCAATTCGTTTTACCGGTCGAGTACGTCGGGCGGCGTGCAGTTAAAGTTCAATCTCGCCGAGTAA
- the ruvA gene encoding Holliday junction branch migration protein RuvA, whose protein sequence is MIAYVNGTVVYKDPAYAIIDVNGLGYEVRISLQTYTSLPELGERCKLVTYLSIREDAHILYGFWGNDEKKLFLDLIGISGVGPSTALVMLSSLSSSEIRQGILDENLRLIQSIKGIGSKTAQRVILELRDKIRREDLTSTGLKPADHHAGTLKSEALAALVTLGIPKATAEKSLDAIIKREGHELTVENLIKLALR, encoded by the coding sequence ATGATTGCTTACGTTAACGGAACAGTAGTCTACAAAGATCCGGCTTACGCGATCATCGACGTAAATGGATTGGGCTATGAGGTTCGTATTTCGTTGCAAACCTACACATCACTCCCGGAGCTGGGCGAACGTTGCAAACTTGTGACGTACCTTAGTATACGGGAAGACGCCCACATTCTTTATGGTTTTTGGGGGAACGACGAAAAGAAGTTGTTCCTGGATCTGATCGGAATTTCCGGGGTAGGTCCCTCGACCGCTTTGGTCATGCTGTCTTCACTTTCTTCGTCCGAAATCAGGCAAGGTATTTTAGACGAAAACCTGCGCCTGATCCAGTCGATTAAAGGAATCGGATCCAAAACTGCTCAACGTGTTATCCTCGAATTGCGGGACAAAATCCGCAGGGAAGACCTTACTTCAACAGGTCTGAAACCAGCGGATCATCATGCCGGAACATTAAAAAGTGAAGCACTCGCTGCATTGGTAACCTTAGGTATCCCGAAGGCCACTGCCGAGAAAAGCCTCGACGCAATTATCAAGCGCGAGGGGCATGAGCTTACAGTAGAGAATTTGATTAAACTAGCACTTCGTTAA